One genomic window of Lepeophtheirus salmonis chromosome 5, UVic_Lsal_1.4, whole genome shotgun sequence includes the following:
- the LOC121117762 gene encoding uncharacterized protein: MNTLKSFVRNISERTEDRKVSSTTEVQNVEGFLCPQCMNPFESAEALHFHFNNDHINNDDTPNISMDYGDLEDESLDSRDKQSIYSEGSLQFPKTPSESDKLNGSVSDFSLSQSKLHLSKDECSRCIDLTQEHASQLTALETKVESMNQDLSRKNKEIDDQKHQLSQEVSYLKEIIQSKSDEIIVLKESVEDLKDNKNEFVQSESAKLSELSKKLEETQSLYGSQSKELNVLKKKYEDAKLEKEQLTCVNFEKEKKESSLEKIISELRSQVTQSEQDRGKLLKEIELGEGTNMALDQLKQENEQLSKQIKMEKSASQKLGEDLQSQISKLNQELIETKSKCLSLSDSLEESKEKVCSITSKYDALSATKEDVSLQLDSKEKVIADQNKKYKELQSKLNHASEKNLKIGIEKKQVNR, translated from the exons atgaaCACCTTGAAATCATTTGTTCGCAACATTTCAGAAAGA ACTGAAGATCGAAAAGTCTCATCAACTACagaa GTCCAGAATGTGGAAGGATTTCTATGTCCACAGTGTATGAATCCCTTTGAGAGTGCAGAGGCTCTCCATTTTCATTTTAACAATgatcatattaataatgatgataCTCCAAATATCAGTATGGATTATGGTGATCTAGAAGATGAATCTCTTGATTCGAGAGATAAACAAAGCATTT attctGAAGGCAGCTTGCAATTTCCCAAAACTCCATCAGAAAGTGATAAACTAAATGGAAGCGTTTCAGATTTCTCTCTCTCACAATCCAAATTACACTTATCAAAAGATGAATGCAGTAGATGCATTGATTTAACACAGGAGCATGCATCACAACTAACAGCTTTAGAAACCAAGGTGGAGTCAATGAATCAAGATCTGAGTCGTAAAAACAAGGAAATAGACGATCAAAAACATCAGTTGTCGCAAGAAGTATCGTAT TTGAAAGAAATCATTCAAAGCAAAAGTGATGAAATAATTGTATTGAAAGAATCTGTTGAGgatttgaaagataataaaaatgaattcgtCCAAAGTGAAAGTGCAAAACTTTCtgaattatccaaaaaattag aaGAGACACAAAGTCTATACGGATCTCAATCGAAGGAACTCAACgtattaaagaagaaatatgAAGATGCAAAATTGGAGAAAGAACAGTTAACGTGTgtcaattttgaaaa GGAGAAAAAAGAAtcttctttggaaaaaattatatcggAATTAAGATCACAAGTTACTCAATCTGAGCAAGATAGAGGAAAGTTACTAAAGGAAATTGAGTTAGGTGAAGGAACTAACATGGCTTTAGATCAGCTCAAACAGGAAAATGAACAACtttcaaaacaaatcaaaatggaaaaaagtgCTTCTCAAAAGTTAGGGGAAGATCTTCAATCACAAATATCTAAGCTTAATCAAGAACTCATCGAGACTAAGAGTAAATGTTTGAGTTTAAGTGATTCCTTGGAAGAATCTAAAGAAAAGGTATGTAGTATTACATCCAAGTATGATGCTCTATCAGCTACAAAGGAAGATGTATCGCTTCAATTAGATTCAAAG gAAAAAGTAATTGCTGATCAGAATAAAAAGTACAAGGAATTACAAAGTAAACTCAATCATGCAagcgaaaaaaatttaaagattggTATTGAAAAAAAGCAAGTTAATaggtaa
- the Ddx1 gene encoding ATP-dependent RNA helicase Ddx1, giving the protein MTAFEEFGVMPEIAASVDEMGWHLPTDIQSEAIGQILGGGDVLMAAETGSGKTGAFCIPLLQVTWEFLRDLSNPKKGKKDAGGDDQGWKLSINDRGSEFTLLPGALRCQSRHLKDWHGGRTCQGVAGIGKYYFETYVKDEGICRVGVSCGSANLNLGTCKKGYGFGGTGKKSNNRQFDDYGESYGKASVIGCFLDLNNGDISFSKDGKHLGTAFKISQDQKREAFFPTVSLKNSELELNFGDSPFKYPPSNGFIAFSKAESKDVVKNPRAPSSKILTKINNAPLAIIIEPSRELAQQTCNQIKLFKTHMEQPFVKELLVVGGADIKSQIAELKSGIDIVIGTPGRLEDLVNSGHLSLEQVRFFVLDEADGLLKSGYENMIVRFHGNIPKMTSDGSRLQMIVCSATLHSFEVKKLAEKLMHFPTWVDLKGQDSVPDTVHHVIVKVNPEVDHSAFNNRYLIQTDGVHKNDRTGTGITTPEGLSEAAKMLKGEYCVRAIDEHKMDHGIIFCRTKVDCDNLERHFNKIGGGSKNSANPYSCVCLHSDRTPNERTSNLAKFKNKEVKFLICTDVAARGLDIKGLPFMINMTLPDEKSNYVHRIGRVGRAERMGLAISLISTVKEKVWYHGCPKRGKGCYNTNLTSNGGCCIWYNEIQCLADIEEHLGITIQQVSTEIRIKADEFDGKVVYGAKRKELGTGYIGHASELAPTLAELQRLEKEAQTKFLRKLYGKA; this is encoded by the exons ATGACTGCCTTTGAGG AATTTGGTGTCATGCCTGAAATCGCGGCCTCCGTGGACGAAATGGGCTGGCATCTTCCCACAGATATTCAAAGTGAAGCCATTGGCCAAATCCTTGGTGGAGGCGATGTCCTCATGGCAGCAGAAACGGGCTCCGGTAAAACGGGTGCATTTTGTATACCATTACTCCAAGTGACTTGGGAGTTTCTTAGGGATTTAAGTAACCCCAAGAAAGGAAAGAAGGATGCTGGAGGGGATGACCAAGGTTGGAAACTTTCCATCAATGATCGTGGATCAGAGTTCACACTTCTTCCTGGAGCATTGCGATGCCAGTCTAGGCATTTAAAAGATTGGCATGGAGGGCGAACATGTCAAGGTGTAGCTGGAATAGGGAAGTACTATTTTGAGACCTATGTCAAGGATGAAGGGATCTGCCGGGTTGGAGTGAGTTGTGGCTCTGCAAATCTGAATCTGGGAACATGTAAAAAAG gtTATGGTTTTGGTGGCACGGGTAAAAAGTCAAATAACCGTCAATTTGATGATTATGGTGAGTCTTATGGGAAAGCAAGTGTGATAGGgtgttttttggatttaaataaTGGAGATATTAGCTTTAGCAAGGACGGTAAACATTTAGGAACAGCCTTCAAAATATCTCAAGATCAAAAGAGAGAGGCATTTTTTCCAACGGTATCATTGAAAAATTCAGAACTTGAATTAAATTTCGGTGATTCTCCATTTAAATATCCGCCAAGTAATGGTTTTATTGCATTCAGCAAAGCAGAGTCTAAAGATGTTGTTAAAAATCCAAGGGCACCTAGTAGTAAGATCCTAACAAAGATCAATAACGCTCCACTTGCTATAATTATTGAG ccgtCTAGAGAATTGGCTCAACAAACatgtaatcaaataaaactatttaaaactCATATGGAACAACCTTTTGTCAAGGAACTTCTTGTTGTTGGAGGAGCTGATATCAAATCTCAAATAGCAGAACTCAAATCTGGCATTGATATAGTTATTGGTACTCCTGGTCGCCTTGAGGATTTAGTTAATAGTGGTCACCTTTCCTTAGAGCAAGTTCGTTTTTTCGTATTAGATGAAGCTGATGGATTACTCAAATCAGGCTACGAAAATATGATCGTTAGATTTCATGGAAATATACCTAAAATGACAAGTGACGGATCTAGACTTCAAATGATTGTATGCTCTGCTACTCTTCATTCTTTTGAAGTGAAAAAGTTGGCAGAAAAACTAATGCATTTCCCCACATGGGTCGACTTGAAAGGACAAGATTCAGTGCCAGATACTGTTCATCACGTTATAGTAAAAGTCAATCCTGAGGTGGATCATTCAGCATTCAACAATCGGTATCTTATCCAAACAGATGGAGTTCATAAAAATGATAGGACGGGAACGGGCATTACAACACCAG AGGGACTTTCAGAAGCTGCTAAAATGCTTAAAGGGGAATATTGTGTACGTGCCATTGATGAGCATAAAATGGATCACGGTATTATATTTTGTCGCACTAAAGTTGACTGTGATAATTTGGAACGGCACTTTAATAAAATTGGCGGAGGATCCAAAAATTCAGCTAATCCATACTCATGCGTTTGTCTTCATTCCGATAGAACCCCAAATGAAAGAACATCAAATCTTGCCaagtttaaa AACAAAGAAGTCAAATTCTTAATTTGTACGGACGTTGCTGCAAGAGGATTAGACATCAAAGGATTGCCATTTATGATTAACATGACCTTGCCagatgaaaaatcaaattacgtGCATAGAATTGGAAGGGTGGGTCGTGCTGAAAGAATGGGTCTAGCAATATCTCTAATATCTACAGTGAAGGAAAAAGTTTGGTATCATGGTTGTCCAAAACGTGGTAAAGGATGTTACAATACGAATTTAACCAGCAATGGTGGTTGCTGCATCTGGTATAACGAAATTCAATGTTTAGCTGATATTGAAGAGCACCTAGGTATAACCATTCAACAAGTCTCAACAGAAATTAGAATAAAGGCTGACGAATTTGATGGGAAAGTTGTATACGgtgcaaaaagaaaagaactaG gtaCTGGTTACATAGGTCATGCGAGCGAATTAGCTCCAACTCTAGCGGAATTACAGCGTCTAGAAAAAGAAGCACAAACAAAGTTTTTGAGAAAACTGTATGGGAAAGCTTGA
- the LOC139904690 gene encoding uncharacterized protein gives MEDTEGQLNEKTSQIEDLTAQTHTLMNEKSCLEESISKKEDKIHELNTEAERFLGDKQSLTQSYEISIKDLNHENSQLKLDKEDIFTERNELEKKICSLQKSYEVKVEELNLKLKEANISIDSYASIKTELMEELKNLKNERDTLKEKSDNLTKSFDNQTGKLKESISNLEKDKKERIHLYEEKISKLDDCLTNTTTELKELRAKNQKFQELRTNLEKKLNESIKSRDYMLSQKLELEAQVGASNDERKALLERCLGTETELDRSRSNCIELRRKLDDSQAALHELGRENQSIQLELNKLTGRKWADDSEVTECVGCKSQFSITIRKHHCRNCGQIFCKDCSSKTSSNMKNYKKAQRVCDGCFEELAVK, from the exons ATGGAGGATACCGAAGGGCAGTTGAATGAAAAG accTCTCAAATTGAGGATCTAACTGCCCAGACACATACTCTAATGAATgagaaaagttgtttagaagaatctatatctaaaaaagaagataaaatacatGAATTAAATACTGAAGCAGAAAGATTTCTCGGAGACAAACAATCTCTAACGCAATCATATGAAATCTCAATTAAAGATCTGAATCATGAAAATTCTCAGTTAAAGTTGGATAAAGAGGATATCTTCACCGAAAGGAATgagctagaaaaaaaaatttgctctCTCCAAAAATCTTATGAAGTCAAAGTTGAGGAACTGAATCTTAAATTAAAAGAAGCAAATATCTCTATCGATTCATATGCTAGTATTAAAACAGAATTAATGGAAgagttaaaaaatttgaaaaatgaacgtGATACACTCAAGGAGAAAAGTGATAATTTAACTAAATCATTTGATAACCAAACAGGGAAATTAAAAGAGTCTAtctcaaatttagaaaaagataag AAGGAAAGAATACACCTTTATGAAGAAAAGATTtctaaattggatgattgtctGACAAACACAACGACTGAACTTAAGGAATTACgagcaaaaaatcaaaagtttcaaGAGTTAAGGACAAACTTGGAGAAAAAGTTGAATGAATCGATAAAGTCCAGGGACTATATGTTGAGCCAAAAATTAGAACTCGAAGCTCAAGTTGGAGCTTCTAATGATGAAAGAAAAGCTTTATTGGAGCGGTGCCTTGGCACTGAAACAGAATTAGATCGTTCAAGATCTAATTGTATTGAATTAAGGAGAAAGTTGGATGATTCTCAAGCTGCATTACATGAACTTGGAAGAGAAAATCAATCGATTCAG ttggAACTCAACAAATTAACCGGAAGAAAATGGGCAGATGACTCAGAAGTTACAGAATGTGTGGGATGTAAAAGTCAATTCTCAATTACCATTAGGAAACATCATTGTAGAAATTGTGGACAGATATTTTGTAAGGACTGCTCTTCCAAAACGTCTTCGaacatgaaaaattataagaaagcTCAGCGTGTTTGTGATGGTTGTTTTGAAGAGCTGGCTGTCAAGTGA